The following proteins are encoded in a genomic region of Desulfosporosinus youngiae DSM 17734:
- a CDS encoding polyprenyl synthetase family protein, with amino-acid sequence MNMDGIIANEIELLMTESGLSKGVVNIINRWLDSSFEIKGRYGWAQLTLITCDSTGGVLDEGLQGAIAMELYALAADILDDIQDQDNNDLPWRKVPPAQGINLATCILVLSYKALSRLANSRHFEKVSEILNQMGLQACDGQFQELMNDSKDRITLEEYFEIIKKKSGGLTAGACKIGAILGGADQTLAGRFEQFGMCLGMMSQIKNDLDDFLNLETKSDLIKGRKTLPFVYLLNVLNEIEAEKLKYLSTLASQGLAEFGITEKGQLRELVVNEGTIHYCSVIHEMYKQCALGILNGILISEKSKEKLIQLVG; translated from the coding sequence ATGAATATGGACGGAATTATTGCCAATGAAATAGAGCTGCTTATGACTGAATCCGGGCTTAGCAAGGGTGTAGTAAACATCATTAATCGTTGGCTCGATTCCAGCTTTGAAATCAAGGGAAGGTATGGATGGGCCCAATTAACCCTTATAACTTGCGATAGCACTGGGGGAGTTTTAGATGAAGGTCTTCAAGGAGCCATCGCTATGGAACTCTATGCCCTGGCGGCTGATATTTTGGACGATATTCAAGACCAAGATAACAACGATCTCCCTTGGCGTAAAGTCCCTCCTGCCCAAGGGATTAATTTAGCTACCTGTATTCTGGTTCTTAGCTACAAAGCGCTTTCGAGGTTAGCTAATTCCAGGCATTTCGAGAAAGTAAGTGAGATTCTTAACCAGATGGGGTTACAAGCGTGTGACGGACAATTTCAGGAGCTTATGAATGACAGTAAAGATAGAATTACGCTTGAAGAATATTTTGAGATTATTAAGAAAAAATCCGGTGGATTGACCGCCGGCGCTTGTAAAATTGGGGCGATCTTAGGAGGTGCCGATCAAACACTTGCCGGCCGGTTCGAACAATTCGGAATGTGCTTAGGTATGATGAGTCAAATCAAAAATGATCTCGATGACTTCCTGAATTTGGAGACGAAAAGTGATTTGATTAAAGGAAGGAAAACACTACCGTTTGTTTATCTTCTGAATGTTCTTAATGAGATAGAAGCTGAAAAGTTAAAGTACCTGAGTACTTTGGCTAGCCAAGGATTAGCTGAATTCGGGATAACTGAAAAAGGACAGTTAAGAGAATTGGTTGTAAACGAGGGCACTATTCATTATTGTTCAGTAATTCACGAGATGTATAAGCAATGTGCGCTGGGGATTTTAAACGGTATTTTAATTTCGGAAAAAAGTAAAGAGAAGTTGATTCAGCTTGTTGGATAA